CTCCTGAGACGCCTCCAACGCGCTGAGGTCTCCCAGGCCATCGCGTCTGGTCACGGGATCGTCGTCGAGGGTCGGGACATTGGCACCGAGGTGCTTCCCGATGCGGACGTCAAGGTGTTCCTGACCGCCGACCCCGCAGTGCGGGCAGCTCGCCGCGCGGCCCAGGACGCCCAGGAACGACGGCCCTCTTCTGGTGTGGAAGCCACGGAGGAGGCCCTGCGGGAACGCGACCGCAAGGACAGCACTCGGACTCATTCACCGCTGCGGATGCACGATGACGCAACTCTCGTCGACGCGACCGACATGGACCTCGCCCAGACCATCGATGCGGTCGCCTTGTTGGTGCTGAGTGTTCGGGAGGAATCGCGGTGAAGGAATCCGAACCGATCCCGGTCGTCGACCCCGGTGACCGGGAGTGGTTCGTCGACGCCCCGGACACCGATCTTGAGAACGCGGCGGAGCGCGCCGCGCATGAGGAGTGGATCGA
This sequence is a window from Candidatus Nanopelagicales bacterium. Protein-coding genes within it:
- the cmk gene encoding (d)CMP kinase, with product MSERPLVVAVDGPSGSGKSSVAKGVATRFGYRYLDTGAMYRAATWLVLERGADPSDPRAVRALLTDMDIISGTDPENPTIRIAGVDVGGPIRGTRVTDSVSAVSAVPDVRALLRRLQRAEVSQAIASGHGIVVEGRDIGTEVLPDADVKVFLTADPAVRAARRAAQDAQERRPSSGVEATEEALRERDRKDSTRTHSPLRMHDDATLVDATDMDLAQTIDAVALLVLSVREESR